The DNA segment GCGGCCGTGCTGCCCGCATTGCAGAACGTCGATAGGAATTCTATTATGCCTCCTCGCCGAGCGCGACAACACCGCACCCCCAAACCCCGGCCAAAGTTGCCCTATACGGAACGGAATATGTGGCTTTTTGGACTTGGGCTTGCCATCATTGCCCTGGGCTATGTTTTTCTCTCGCTACCGCCAGTCGATGGATTTATGTCTCTTACCCTTGCCCCGCTGCTGCTCGTGCTCGGTTACTGCGTATTGATCCCAATAGCCTTGCTCAGTGACAAAAAAGAAAATGAGCCATCAACCGATGCGTAATAGATTTAACATTATCCGGGCGGTTAGCTCAGTTGGTTAGAGCGCCTGCCTTACAAGCAGGAGGTCACTGGTTCGAATCCAGTATCGCCCACCATAAATAAAAAAAGGCTTACAAGAATTTTTGTAAGCCTTTTTGTGTTTCGAAAATGAACAGGGGGGGAGTACGTCAACCTTGATTTTTCCATATAAGAAGCTAATTTGAAACATCGCGAATAATCTGTATACCTTTCTGTCTTTTGAATTGAGGACCCCATGAAAATTACAGACATCGAAGTAATTACATTCCGCACGCCAGGTGGCAGGTCTCGACCGAGTAAGTGGGGCTACGGCATCTGGGGAGAAGAACAAAAAGAATCGACCAGTTCGATCTTCAAAATCGTAACTGATGAAGGGCTTGAAGGATATATGGTTGGCGGCGACCGGCGATACCTCGAAGGTCCGATCAAACGCATGTTGATCGGTGAAGATCCCCTATCCCGTGAAACCATCTGGAACTGGATGGACCAGTTGGTCACCTTCGGTCATTCATTGCCAGAGCATGTCATGGGCGCAGTCGATTGCGCCCTTTGGGACCTGCTGGGCAGAATGGTTGACCTGCCCGTACACAAAATCCTCGGTGGTGCCCGCGACAAAGTAAAAGCTTATGCCAGCACCTATCCAAACATCGGCAAACCCGAAGACTATGCCGGACATGCACTCGAATGCAAAAAACAGGGATACAAAGCATACAAAGTTCACGCGTACATCTGCTGGAACCCACACACCTGGGAACCTGCCCCACAGGTACCCGGATTTCCCAAAGAAGATATAGAAGTATGCAAAGCTGTGCGCGAAGCCGTCGGTGATGACATGGTCTTAATGCTCGATCCCTTCGGCGTATATACCCTGGAGCAATCTTTGTGGGTTGGCCGCGAACTGGAAAAACTAAACTATTACTGGCTGGAACACCCCATGGTAGAAACGCGGACAGAAGCATATCGACGATTGACCCGCGAACTGGACATCGCCATTCTCTCACCCGAACACATTCCCGGCGGCGTCTTCACGCGCGCCGAATGGGTACTCCAGGGCGCATCTGACATGCTGCGCATCGACCAAAACTATGGCGGCATCACGGGATGCTACAAAATGGTCAACGTAGCCCAAGCCTTCGGCATTCAGTGTGAAATGCACTATGGCGGATGGGCAAACATTCAAATCCTGGGCGCAACAACAGAAGCAACCTGTGAATACTATGAACGCGGCCTCTTGCGTCCCGACTTCGACTACGAAACCCCACCGCCCTATTTGAATTCCATCGTCGATCCCATGGATGATGACGGCAATGTCATCATCCCCCAGCTACCAGGTCTGGGATTTGATTTCAACTGGGACTATATTAACGACAATCTGATTGAGCCATAACGGGACATTGACCGCCTGGACCAAGAGGACTATAGAAAAGGAGACCAGCTATGGCCAGGATACTTGAGGAAGATACAAGCGGCGCTGTCGTCTATCAGATCACCGACGACCCACTCGAAAAATCCAATATTTACTGCGAACAACCCTACTGTTCGGCGGACTCCCGGGTTTTTGTGTACGAACGGCAAAACCCGAAACCCGGTCCGAATTATAACGAATATGTGATCTGCGAATTCGGGACATGGAAGACCGAAATTGTAGGACAGGGGCTGCGGGCACCGGGGATGAGCCACACCGGAATCTTTTACTACCGCCATGTTCGGGAGGGAAAATGCCTGGAACTGCGGCGGGTGGATCTCGCCACGGGCGAATGGGAGGTGATCTTCGAATTTCCCGAAGATTTTCAGCACCGGGGGATGGATACGGTATCTCCCGACGAGCGCTACTACGCCTATGGCGTCACCCTCAGCCTGGAACCCCAGATGTTCGGAATCGAACTGCTGGATTTGAAGACCGGCACGCGAGATCTCATCCACACCGATCCGGATATTTGCAACCCCCACACCCAGTTTGAGCCCACCTGGGGCAAGCAAATTATGGTACAGCACAACCGGGGGTGCAAGGTGCTACCCGACGGTACCAGAGCAGTAATCTTCGGGGAGCAGGGCGCCACAGAATTTCTCCTGGACA comes from the Gemmatimonadota bacterium genome and includes:
- a CDS encoding enolase; this translates as MKITDIEVITFRTPGGRSRPSKWGYGIWGEEQKESTSSIFKIVTDEGLEGYMVGGDRRYLEGPIKRMLIGEDPLSRETIWNWMDQLVTFGHSLPEHVMGAVDCALWDLLGRMVDLPVHKILGGARDKVKAYASTYPNIGKPEDYAGHALECKKQGYKAYKVHAYICWNPHTWEPAPQVPGFPKEDIEVCKAVREAVGDDMVLMLDPFGVYTLEQSLWVGRELEKLNYYWLEHPMVETRTEAYRRLTRELDIAILSPEHIPGGVFTRAEWVLQGASDMLRIDQNYGGITGCYKMVNVAQAFGIQCEMHYGGWANIQILGATTEATCEYYERGLLRPDFDYETPPPYLNSIVDPMDDDGNVIIPQLPGLGFDFNWDYINDNLIEP